A genomic window from Triticum urartu cultivar G1812 chromosome 7, Tu2.1, whole genome shotgun sequence includes:
- the LOC125525677 gene encoding coiled-coil domain-containing protein 82-like, with product MSEIERDKLSLPEIKEFLGDHIPFKESMKLYFLIPGKKLVDGLLFLCDDVGCMKMSECITDGGVAEVYVEYFGEQDDESASDSGSDFENEMSNELDGGSDTEPDAVITAEEDVQIISGNPSSLTATESMLVPNDSGVITQVISSPTKHNFRMKQRTKSAQVEIQSLQIQAQSSQVQLHTSQVINPGTHRDNAADQHTYEHESDDSGSAISDSEEDDSDYVAGSDESGLEEEYVELREQARAFKKRIRDSKRWAKRNPSGAVPIDLVANVEEVVGEDHFDSDDEDYSYDEDSDHEGEFVRRKTKFPRYNPKVDIPLFCLGMVFRSKDQMRKALIKYGLLTFRSINFMKSEEGRIRAKCGWPGCPCTIYGAYTSRCSRF from the coding sequence ATGTCAGAGATTGAAAGGGATAAATTATCTTTGCCAGAGATCAAAGAATTTCTTGGTGATCACATACCTTTTAAAGAAAGTATGAAGCTTTACTTCCTGATCCCTGGTAAAAAACTAGTGGATGGCCTATTATTTTTGTGTGATGATGTTGGCTGTATGAAGATGTCTGAATGCATAACTGATGGAGGAGTGGCTGAGGTCTATGTGGAGTACTTTGGGGAGCAAGATGATGAAAGTGCAAGTGATAGTGGTAGTGATTTTGAAAATGAGATGAGCAATGAGTTAGATGGAGGGAGTGATACAGAACCAGATGCAGTCATAACTGCAGAGGAAGATGTTCAGATAATTAGTGGAAATCCATCATCGTTGACTGCAACAGAAAGTATGCTTGTACCAAATGATAGTGGTGTTATAACCCAGGTTATTAGCAGCCCTACAAAGCACAATTTCAGAATGAAACAGAGGACTAAAAGTGCACAAGTTGAGATACAGAGTTTACAAATTCAGGCACAAAGTTCTCAGGTTCAGCTACATACCTCTCAGGTCATTAATCCAGGAACACATAGAGATAATGCAGCAGATCAACATACATATGAACATGAGAGTGATGACAGTGGCTCTGCAATTTCAGACAGTGAGGAAGATGATAGTGATTATGTGGCAGGAAGTGATGAGAGTGGACTGGAAGAGGAATATGTTGAGCTAAGGGAACAAGCAAGGGCTTTTAAGAAGAGAATTAGAGACTCAAAGAGATGGGCTAAGAGAAATCCATCTGGTGCCGTTCCAATAGATCTAGTGGCTAATGTGGAAGAAGTGGTAGGAGAAGACCACTTTGACTCAGATGACGAAGATTACTCATATGATGAGGACAGTGATCATGAAGGAGAATTTGTTAGGAGGAAGACTAAGTTCCCAAGGTATAACCCTAAGGTAGATATTCCACTATTCTGCCTAGGAATGGTTTTCAGGAGCAAGGATCAGATGAGAAAGGCACTAATAAAATATGGACTCCTGACATTTAGAAGTATAAACTTCATGAAGTCAGAAGAAGGGAGGATTAGGGCTAAATGTGGATGGCCTGGATGTCCCTGTACTATATATGGTGCTTATACTAGCAGGTGTTCTAGATTCTAG